DNA from Coleofasciculus chthonoplastes PCC 7420:
TATGAACTTGACAAGTTAGCTCAACAAGCGAATACTGATTCCCCTCAAGGACGAGCGCAAGTGCTGCAAGAGTCTACTTTAGCCTTACTCCGCCATCCCGAATACTGGGTGTATGGTGCAACCCAATCCCAGCAGATTGCTTTAGACGCCGCCGAAGCTCGGTTTAATCAGCTTTCACTAGCCGAACGTAGTAAATTTGCCGAAGAAACCCTATCGAATTATCAGGGTCAACTTCGCCAAGAGACTGCTAAAGCGGCTGAAGGGGATGGAGCCTTGGTTGAATCTCAAGATCCGGGTGAATACATTATTGTTACCCTTTTAGTGGGTGTGCAAGGGAAGCTGGAATTACCCACCATTAATAGTTCCGATGACTTGCGTCAAGCCTTGCGTCAGATGGGTGGTGTATCGAGCGATCGCTTATTGGCAATTGAAGTCCTCTGGACACCCCAAGCCGAAGGCGATACGTTAACCTCAGATGATGTATTAGCCGAATATCCCGATCTGAAACTGGTTTAACTCACATCTTGCACCTTGCACCTTGTCTCGCTCCTAAGACAATAGTGAGCGAGACGCTCCTGATTTTGTAGGGTGTCCAAAAAGCCCACCGGATTTTCAACCGCGATCGCACGCCAAAGATGTAGGGGCGGGTTTAGGGACAATTGTAGGGGCGGGTTTAGGGACAATTGTAGGGGCGGGTTTAGGGACAATTGTAGGGGCGGGTTTAGGGACTAAATTCAGATATTCACCGATAACGGAACAACAAAACCCGCCCTCTCCACCGATAACGGAACAACAAAACCCGCCCTCTCCACCGATAACGGAACAACAAAACCCGCCCTCTCCACCGATAACGGAACAACAAAACCCGCCCTCTCCACCGATAACGGAACAACAAAACCCGCCCTCTCCACCGATAAATGAAAAACAAAACCCGCCCTAATCTCAACCGCTAAATTTGACCTTATCCCGGAAACCATTCGTCTCAGGGCGGTGATAAAATTTGAACCGCCGAGTTCGATAAAACCAAGTCAACTAACTGGTCAATTAAACGGTCTTGTTCGATTGACAAAATTGACTTTCCTTGCATAACCTCTTGAAAAAGTACCAAGGAAGACATAGAACTCAAAAAAATATAAGCCGTCAACTCCGGATCACGAATGTGCCAGTCTGGATGGGATTCAAAATACTGCTTCAGACTATGACGTTCTTCCCCAATAACCTGACGGATAAACAATTGTGCTAAGTTTGGAAAATGATGTGATTCGGCAATCAATAAACGTAGAAACGCCGCGTACTCTGGATTATTCAGTTTCGCTAGAAATGCCTCTGCAAATCTTCGTAACCCTACGGCTGGCTTATCCGACAGGTTAAAATTAAAATCAGGCTGAAACTGCTCACAGATGAACTGTTCCACCAATTCAATAAACAATCCTTCTTTCGATTGAAAATGATTGTAAATGGTATGCTTAGATACGTCTGCTTCAGCGGCGATCTGATCCATACTGGTTTCCCTATAGCCATGCTGGATGAAAAGTTGCATAGCGGCTTGGGCAATTTGCTCGCGTTTAGATGGTTTCATAAATAATTCTGGAATGGTTAATTTGCTCCTCAGTTGCATTTCGCAGTCCAAACGTCTCTCTCCTGCTTAAGAGAAGGAGAGAGTATGTTAGTCATTCAGGACGGAGTAATGTTGCAACTGATAATCGAGGATGTAACCTGTCTTCATCCCCGATTTCCAATCCTCTTTAAGCGTAGTAACAGACGGACAAGGTAAAGGAGCAGGACGGAAAGGAAGCAAGTTTTCCATTTACCCTGTGCAAAAAAAATTTAACGGTTACTACTAAACGGGCAACCTGGTATGAGAGACTGGAATCATGACACCCTTTACTAATATAGTATGCGAAAATTCGATGTTGTCGTAGTCGGTGCAGGTCCAGCTGGGGGACAATGTGCAAGGTGGTTAGCGAAATCCGGTTATCAGGTTTTGTTGGTCGAGCAGCATGAAACCTTTGAGAAAAATAATTTTTCCAGTGCGGCTACGCCATTAGAAACCTTAGAAAAATTTGACTTACCGGAGGATGTTGTCGGTAGTTTTTGGCATAATTTGGTGATTGTCACCACCAATTTAACCCGAAATTGGGATGCTCCGCAAACCTTAGGCGCTGTCTTAAATTTCGCCAAGTTGAAACAATTTCTGGCTGATGAAGTTAAATCTTGTGGCGGCGAGGTTTGGCTGGGATGTCGATATGTGAGATATGTCCAAACAGACGGTGAGACGCGGGTTGAACTGAAGCCGCGAGGGAGGGAACCAATTACTGTTAAAACCCAGGTGCTAGTCGATGCTACAGGACCCGCTAGAGCGGTTATGTATCCTAAGGAAAGCGAGAAACCTGCGTTTTTCAAGCCCTCTGGGATTGAATATTTAATTGAAGTCTCAGATAATGATTATGATAAATATGCCCATTCCCTCTGGTTTTTCTTAGGACATAAATGGATGCCAAAAGGCTATTCTTGGATATTTCCCATGGAGAAGCCTCGGTTAAAGGTAGGCGCAGCATCGTATCGATTGGATCATAAAATTATTAAGCATACGGAATCGATTCGATATTATATTGATTTACTGATTCACGAGCATATACGAGCCAAAGACTATAGGATAATCGATACTCATGGGTCAACGCTGCACTATTCCAGTGGACTGAGGGATATTTACTATCGCGATAATATTATTGCCATTGGAGATGCCGTATCCATGGTAAACCTTTTGGGCGGTGAAGGAATTCGCCATGCCATGCATTGTGCCGAAATCGCGGGCAAGCATATTCAGCAGTATTTAAAGGGTCAATCAGCCAGTTTTCAGGAGTATCAAAAAGAACTTTATCAGAAATTCTACCGAACTTGGAATTTATCTGAAAAAATTTGCAAGCAACGTTATTTAATCGAAAGCGACGAAAAAATTGATGAAGGTGTATCTTACCTGACGCCTCTCGACACTCAAGAGATGATGGATATTGTGTTTTACTATAAATTTAATAAACTGTCCAAGAGTTTAATCGTTTACCTGATCCGAAAAATTCGCTCCTGGTGGAAAGCAAAATATGTGATGAAGTATAAATCATGACTGATGAGGTGGAGTCACTGAAGGGATGTATCCAACGTCACCAAAGACAAAGGACAAAGGACAAATGACAAAGGACGAATGACAAATAACCAAAGCAAGTTAAACTATATGCAGTTTTCCACATTAGCCCATAAGTAACCATGCCCAGTAATCCGGTGTATCCCATCGTTTGGCGCGACGATCGCGTACTCCTAATTGACCAAACCCGTTTACCCCACAACTATACAGTGGTTGAAATTAAGTGCTGTGAGGATATGGCACGGGCAATTAGAACCATGATAGTCCGAGGTGCGCCAGCGATTGGTGTGGCGGCGGCTTACGGGATGTACTTAGGGGCGCGAGACATTAAAACGGCTGATCGCGAGACGTTTGTCACGGAACTCGAAGAGGTTGCCA
Protein-coding regions in this window:
- a CDS encoding DUF1517 domain-containing protein; its protein translation is MRNHLCSKIKPFLKSLLVVGLIFTLVLGNASDALAARSGGRIGGGSFRAPSRTYSRPGGGYRSPGGGYGYGGGGIGFPFLLPFFGFGGVGSLFGILIFFAIANFLVQSFRRLGEGGGNDVPNTINPKVSVGRLQVGLLASARELQYELDKLAQQANTDSPQGRAQVLQESTLALLRHPEYWVYGATQSQQIALDAAEARFNQLSLAERSKFAEETLSNYQGQLRQETAKAAEGDGALVESQDPGEYIIVTLLVGVQGKLELPTINSSDDLRQALRQMGGVSSDRLLAIEVLWTPQAEGDTLTSDDVLAEYPDLKLV
- a CDS encoding NAD(P)/FAD-dependent oxidoreductase is translated as MRKFDVVVVGAGPAGGQCARWLAKSGYQVLLVEQHETFEKNNFSSAATPLETLEKFDLPEDVVGSFWHNLVIVTTNLTRNWDAPQTLGAVLNFAKLKQFLADEVKSCGGEVWLGCRYVRYVQTDGETRVELKPRGREPITVKTQVLVDATGPARAVMYPKESEKPAFFKPSGIEYLIEVSDNDYDKYAHSLWFFLGHKWMPKGYSWIFPMEKPRLKVGAASYRLDHKIIKHTESIRYYIDLLIHEHIRAKDYRIIDTHGSTLHYSSGLRDIYYRDNIIAIGDAVSMVNLLGGEGIRHAMHCAEIAGKHIQQYLKGQSASFQEYQKELYQKFYRTWNLSEKICKQRYLIESDEKIDEGVSYLTPLDTQEMMDIVFYYKFNKLSKSLIVYLIRKIRSWWKAKYVMKYKS
- a CDS encoding TetR/AcrR family transcriptional regulator, which translates into the protein MKPSKREQIAQAAMQLFIQHGYRETSMDQIAAEADVSKHTIYNHFQSKEGLFIELVEQFICEQFQPDFNFNLSDKPAVGLRRFAEAFLAKLNNPEYAAFLRLLIAESHHFPNLAQLFIRQVIGEERHSLKQYFESHPDWHIRDPELTAYIFLSSMSSLVLFQEVMQGKSILSIEQDRLIDQLVDLVLSNSAVQILSPP